One genomic segment of Pongo abelii isolate AG06213 chromosome 13, NHGRI_mPonAbe1-v2.0_pri, whole genome shotgun sequence includes these proteins:
- the NFIL3 gene encoding nuclear factor interleukin-3-regulated protein: MQLRKMQTVKKEQASLDASSNVDKMMVLNSALTEVSEDSTTGEELLLSEGSVGKNKSSACRRKREFIPDEKKDAMYWEKRRKNNEAAKRSREKRRLNDLVLENKLIALGEENATLKAELLSLKLKFGLISSTAYAQEIQKLSNSTAVYFQDYQTSKSNVSSFVDEHEPSMVSSSCISVIKHSPQSSLSDVSEVSSVEHTQESSVQGSCRSPENKFQIIKQEPMELESYTREPRDDRGSYTASIYQNYMGNSFSGYSHSPPLLQVNRSSSNSPRTSETDDGVVGKSSDGEDEQQVPKGPIHSPVELKHVHATVVKVPEVNSSALPHKLRIKAKAMQIKVEAFDNEFEATQKLSSPIDMTSKRHFELEKHSAPSMVHSSLTPFSVQVTNIQDWSLKSEHWHQKELSGKTQNSFKTGVVEMKDSGYKVSDPENLYLKQGIANLSAEVVSLKRLIATQPISASDSG; encoded by the coding sequence ATGCAGCTGAGAAAAATGCAGACCGTCAAAAAGGAGCAGGCGTCTCTTGATGCCAGTAGCAATGTGGACAAGATGATGGTCCTTAATTCTGCTTTAACGGAAGTGTCTGAAGACTCCACAACAGGTGAGGAGCTGCTTCTCAGTGAAGGAAGTGTGGGGAAGAACAAATCTTCTGCGTGTCGGAGGAAACGGGAATTCATTCCTGATGAAAAGAAAGATGCTATGTATTGGGAAAAAAGGCGGAAAAATAATGAAGCTGCCAAAAGATCTCGTGAGAAGCGTCGACTGAATGACCTGGTTTTAGAGAACAAACTAATTGCACTGGGAGAAGAAAACGCCACTTTAAAAGCTGAGCTGCTTTCACTAAAATTAAAGTTTGGTTTAATTAGCTCCACAGCATATGCTCAAGAGATTCAGAAACTCAGTAATTCTACAGCTGTGTACTTTCAAGATTACCAGACTTCCAAATCCAATGTGAGTTCATTTGTGGACGAGCACGAACCCTCGATGGTGTCAAGTAGTTGTATTTCTGTCATTAAACACTCTCCACAAAGCTCGCTGTCCGATGTTTCAGAAGTGTCCTCAGTAGAACACACGCAGGAGAGCTCTGTGCAGGGAAGTTGCAGAAGTCCTGAAAACAAGTTCCAGATTATCAAGCAAGAGCCAATGGAATTAGAGAGCTACACAAGGGAGCCAAGAGATGACCGAGGCTCTTACACAGCGTCCATCTATCAAAACTATATGGGGAATTCTTTCTCTGGGTACTCACACTCTCCCCCACTACTGCAAGTCAACCGATCCTCCAGCAACTCCCCGAGAACGTCGGAAACTGATGATGGTGTGGTAGGAAAGTCATCTGATGGAGAAGACGAGCAACAGGTCCCCAAGGGCCCCATCCATTCTCCAGTTGAACTCAAGCATGTGCATGCAACTGTGGTTAAAGTTCCAGAAGTGAATTCCTCTGCCTTGCCACACAAGCTCCGGATCAAAGCCAAAGCCATGCAGATCAAAGTAGAAGCCTTTGATAATGAATTTGAGGCCACGCAAAAACTTTCCTCACCTATTGACATGACATCTAAAAGACATTTCGAACTCGAAAAGCATAGTGCCCCAAGTATGGTACATTCTTCTCTTACTCCTTTCTCAGTGCAAGTGACTAACATTCAAGATTGGTCTCTCAAATCGGAGCACTGGCATCAAAAAGAACTGAGTGGCAAAACTCAGAATAGTTTCAAAACTGGAGTTGTTGAAATGAAAGACAGTGGCTACAAAGTTTCTGACCCAGAGAACTTGTATTTGAAGCAGGGGATAGCAAACTTATCTGCAGAGGTTGTCTCACTCAAGAGACTTATAGCCACACAACCAATCTCTGCTTCAGACTCTGGGTAA